One window of Puntigrus tetrazona isolate hp1 chromosome 14, ASM1883169v1, whole genome shotgun sequence genomic DNA carries:
- the f9a gene encoding coagulation factor IXa, whose protein sequence is MAPFILVLLPCILPQTFAVPGSVFLDGEKADSLLRRHRRANTGLFEEFLRGNVERECMEETCVLEEAREAFENDEKTMEFWARYVDGDQCKSSPCQNRGTCEDQIGTYTCNCPRGYFGKNCEIVTAKTCDVDNGGCEHFCIAMDSHVTACQCATGYRLNEDGLTCEPIVKFPCGKITKTAVRTAANSAQSSNKTNRSTASISKPGNSTTRSNSNGKEEKIPPSHVKLPKWAIDEYLMTPAPTVSAPKSRIVGGNPALPGEIPWQVALVARSTQQVFCGGAVLNQFWVITAAHCLVGIQNGSFYIRVGEHDVSKTEGTEQNLNVTRFVSHPLYNSKVSLYNHDVALLRLRNPIQFTLTVRPICLGPLFFSNSLLQSGSLATVSGWGRLRFQGRSAVTLQKVELPYVDRTVCKESSSDPVTHFMFCAGYSDSPKDACQGDSGGPHAMRYHNTWFLTGIVSWGEECAKKGKYGVYTQVGNYYRWIQHVMGITKGVLLKNVDL, encoded by the exons ATGGCTCCATTCATTCTTGTTCTATTACCATGCATTCTGCCGCAGACCTTTGCAG TCCCGGGATCAGTGTTCCTAGACGGGGAGAAAGCTGACAGCCTTTTGAGGAGACACAGGCGAGCAAACACAGGACTGTTTGAGGAGTTTCTGAGAGGGAATGTAGAGAGGGAGTGTATGGAGGAGACATGTGTCCTGGAGGAGGCCAGAGAAGCCTTTGAAAATGACGAAAAGACA ATGGAGTTCTGGGCAAGATATGTTG ATGGGGATCAGTGCAAATCTTCACCCTGTCAAAACCGAGGCACATGTGAGGACCAGATTGGCACATACACCTGTAACTGTCCACGGGGCTACTTCggcaaaaactgtgaaatag TGACAGCCAAAACGTGTGATGTTGATAATGGAGGCTGTGAGCATTTCTGCATCGCCATGGACTCTCACGTGACAGCGTGTCAGTGTGCCACCGGTTACAGACTCAATGAAGACGGACTCACATGTGAACCTATAG TTAAGTTTCCTTGCGGCAAAATCACTAAAACAGCCGTGAGAACCGCGGCCAACTCTGCGCAGTCTTCCAACAAGACAAACAGATCCACAGCCAGCATTTCCAAACCGGGCAACTCGACAACCCGTTCAAATTCTAACGGGAAAGAAGAGAAAATCCCGCCGTCTCACGTTAAACTCCCTAAATGGGCAATCGATGAGTATTTGATGACTCCTGCACCAACCGTAAGTGCTCCAAAAAGCCGTATTGTTGGTGGCAATCCAGCTTTACCCGGAGAAATCCCTTGGCAG GTGGCGCTGGTGGCGCGCTCAACACAGCAGGTGTTTTGCGGAGGCGCTGTTCTTAACCAGTTCTGGGTCATTACCGCAGCCCACTGTCTGGTAGGGATACAGAATGGATCCTTCTACATCAGAGTTG GGGAACATGATGTCTCCAAGACTGAGGGCACAGAACAGAATCTGAACGTCACCCGTTTCGTCTCGCATCCCCTTTATAACTCCAAAGTAAGCCTCTACAATCATGACGTCGCCTTGTTGCGGCTACGCAACCCAATCCAGTTTACCTTGACCGTACGTCCCATCTGTCTGGGACCCTTGTTCTTCTCCAACTCACTGCTTCAGTCTGGATCTCTGGCTACCGTCAGCGGCTGGGGCCGTCTACGCTTTCAAGGCCGAAGTGCGGTGACCCTTCAGAAGGTTGAGCTGCCTTATGTAGACAGAACGGTGTGTAAGGAGAGCAGCAGCGACCCGGTCACACACTTCATGTTCTGTGCTGGATACTCCGACTCTCCTAAAGACGCGTGTCAAGGGGACAGCGGAGGACCTCATGCCATGCGCTACCACAACACCTGGTTCCTCACAGGCATCGTCAGTTGGGGAGAAGAATGTGCCAAGAAAGGAAAGTACGGTGTTTACACACAGGTTGGTAACTATTATCGTTGGATACAGCACGTCATGGGCATTACCAAAGGAGTACTGCTTAAAAATGTGGACCTATGA